One segment of Calypte anna isolate BGI_N300 chromosome 4A, bCalAnn1_v1.p, whole genome shotgun sequence DNA contains the following:
- the NAAA gene encoding N-acylethanolamine-hydrolyzing acid amidase isoform X2: MGWRLWGLLALVCGAVALSPSPPVAPLLCNVSLDSPPEQRWLPLLRHFEPGFLRAAVARIIGETVPKWVHQVIRPLAAELKLFMPQPFMGEILGLCQALGISLGDGVLLNLAYESTAFCTSIVAQDDKGNIYHGRNLDYDFVDILHKITIDVQFIKSGQVAYQGTTFFGYVGLWTGQSPHKFTVSGDERAGGRWWENAVAAFLNRNYPVSWLVRDTLSRAEDFQSAVLRLAGIPIIAEVYYIVGGVLPKEGMVITRNRRGPADLWPLDPLGGAWFRVETNYDHWTTPPPSDDRRTAATKALNATGQQNINFDTLFK; this comes from the exons aTGGGGTGGCGGCTGTGGGGGCTGCTGGCGCTGGTGTGTGGGGCGGTAGCGTTGTCGCCGTCCCCTCCAGTCGCCCCGCTGCTGTGTAACGTCAGCCTGGACAGCCCGCCCGAGCAGCGCTGGCTGCCGCTGCTCCGACATTTCGAGCCCGGCTTCTTGCGCGCTGCCGTGGCACGGATCATCGG TGAAACTGTACCCAAATGGGTCCACCAGGTTATCCGGCCTCTAGCAGCAGAACTGAAGCTGTTCATGCCGCAGCCTTTCATGGGGGAAAtcctggggctgtgccaggctctGGGAATAAGCCTGGGAGATGGAGTCCTGCTGAACCTCGCCTATGAATCCACAGC gtTCTGCACTAGTATTGTTGCTCAGGATGACAAAGGAAACATCTACCATGGTCGGAACCTGGATTATGATTTTGTTGATATACTGCACAAGATCACAATTGATGTGCAGTTCATCAAAAGTGGGCAG GTGGCATATCAAGGCACCACGTTCTTTGGTTATGTAGGGTTATGGACTGGACAAAGCCCCCACAAGTTCACAGTCTCTGGTGATGAACGAg CAGGTGGTAGATGGTGGGAAAATGCAGTAGCTGCCTTTCTGAACAGGAATTACCCCGTCAGCTGGCTTGTCAGAGAT accctgagcagagcagaggactTTCAGTCAGCTGTTCTCAGACTAGCAGGGATTCCTATCATTGCTGAAGTTTACTATATTGTAGGAGGTGTCTTGCCCAAAGAAGGCATGGTCATAACAAGGAACAGGAGAGGCCCAGCAGATCTCTGGCCTCTGGATCCTTTAGGTGGAGC GTGGTTTCGTGTGGAGACCAACTATGACCATTGGACCACCCCTCCTCCTTCTGATGATCGGAG AACTGCAGCCACCAAAGCTCTGAATGCTACTGGACAACAGAACATAAATTTTGATACACTCTTTAAG tAA
- the NAAA gene encoding N-acylethanolamine-hydrolyzing acid amidase isoform X1 — protein MGWRLWGLLALVCGAVALSPSPPVAPLLCNVSLDSPPEQRWLPLLRHFEPGFLRAAVARIIGETVPKWVHQVIRPLAAELKLFMPQPFMGEILGLCQALGISLGDGVLLNLAYESTAFCTSIVAQDDKGNIYHGRNLDYDFVDILHKITIDVQFIKSGQVAYQGTTFFGYVGLWTGQSPHKFTVSGDERAGGRWWENAVAAFLNRNYPVSWLVRDTLSRAEDFQSAVLRLAGIPIIAEVYYIVGGVLPKEGMVITRNRRGPADLWPLDPLGGAWFRVETNYDHWTTPPPSDDRRTAATKALNATGQQNINFDTLFKVLSVKPVLNNNTVYTTVMSAALPGKYQTWIRTGM, from the exons aTGGGGTGGCGGCTGTGGGGGCTGCTGGCGCTGGTGTGTGGGGCGGTAGCGTTGTCGCCGTCCCCTCCAGTCGCCCCGCTGCTGTGTAACGTCAGCCTGGACAGCCCGCCCGAGCAGCGCTGGCTGCCGCTGCTCCGACATTTCGAGCCCGGCTTCTTGCGCGCTGCCGTGGCACGGATCATCGG TGAAACTGTACCCAAATGGGTCCACCAGGTTATCCGGCCTCTAGCAGCAGAACTGAAGCTGTTCATGCCGCAGCCTTTCATGGGGGAAAtcctggggctgtgccaggctctGGGAATAAGCCTGGGAGATGGAGTCCTGCTGAACCTCGCCTATGAATCCACAGC gtTCTGCACTAGTATTGTTGCTCAGGATGACAAAGGAAACATCTACCATGGTCGGAACCTGGATTATGATTTTGTTGATATACTGCACAAGATCACAATTGATGTGCAGTTCATCAAAAGTGGGCAG GTGGCATATCAAGGCACCACGTTCTTTGGTTATGTAGGGTTATGGACTGGACAAAGCCCCCACAAGTTCACAGTCTCTGGTGATGAACGAg CAGGTGGTAGATGGTGGGAAAATGCAGTAGCTGCCTTTCTGAACAGGAATTACCCCGTCAGCTGGCTTGTCAGAGAT accctgagcagagcagaggactTTCAGTCAGCTGTTCTCAGACTAGCAGGGATTCCTATCATTGCTGAAGTTTACTATATTGTAGGAGGTGTCTTGCCCAAAGAAGGCATGGTCATAACAAGGAACAGGAGAGGCCCAGCAGATCTCTGGCCTCTGGATCCTTTAGGTGGAGC GTGGTTTCGTGTGGAGACCAACTATGACCATTGGACCACCCCTCCTCCTTCTGATGATCGGAG AACTGCAGCCACCAAAGCTCTGAATGCTACTGGACAACAGAACATAAATTTTGATACACTCTTTAAG GTGTTGTCAGTGAAGCCAGTCTTAAACAA tAACACAGTGTATACCACAGTGATGAGTGCTGCACTTCCAGGGAAGTACCAGACCTGGATCAGAACTGGGATGTGA
- the PPEF2 gene encoding LOW QUALITY PROTEIN: serine/threonine-protein phosphatase with EF-hands 2 (The sequence of the model RefSeq protein was modified relative to this genomic sequence to represent the inferred CDS: inserted 4 bases in 2 codons; substituted 1 base at 1 genomic stop codon), with protein sequence MGSGSSVNANYKDSLQKSENAFKAAVLIQCWYRRYVARLEMRRRCTWRIFQSIEYACEQDQIKLHNFFSYLMDHFTPSSNKERDFISRMFVTGESFKEAELEKYCDYESIKVPDSYTGPHLSFPLLPDHATALLEAFKQKKQLHARYVLNLLNETRKHLKQLPNITHVSTCYSEEVTVCGDLHGQLDDLFLIFYKNGLPSPSKSYVFNGDFVDRGKQSLEILIILFAFLLIYPKEVHLNRGNHEDQMVNLRXGSXAGLMAVARVLLHTPTQSXFSSSFSYGFTKEVMQKYKVHGKKILKMIHNVFCWLPLATLIDQKVLIIHGGISDTTDLDMLEKIKRNKFMSVLRGKERKESSRNVEVQEIIEKSKAEADPPAANKAEPSLPVQPQPAEAPSMAKKLELSRWVRQTVQEQMERCRRVVDISESEEDEPTCASMVSLADGDRPRWTHQEEGKQILDILWSDPMPQEGCRVNTVRGGGCYFGPDVTGKILEKYNLQFLIRSHECKQEGYEFCHNRKVLTIFSASNYYEIGSNRGAYVKLGPDLVPHFVQYQANKTAHTLTMTQRISRVEESAFRALREKLFAHTSALISAFKACDKDNTGRITLSNWAMAVESVLHLGLPWRMLRPQLVRSTEEGMLEYKSWLEDLAMEQRSQEHIQSSLLEVIYRNRSNLETIFRIIDRDHSGLISFEEFHQTWKLFSSHMNSELREDGINDLVRSIDFNKDGNIDFNEFLEAFRLVKQSQ encoded by the exons ATGGGATCTGGGAGTTCTGTAAATGCCAACTACAAGGACTCCCTGCAGAAGTCTGAAAATG CTTTCAAGGCAGCTGTATTGATCCAGTGCTGGTACCGCCGCTACGTCGCTCGGCTGGAAATGCGCCGGCGCTGCACCTGGAGGATCTTCCAGTCCATCGAGTATGCCTGTGAGCAGGACCAGATCAAG CTTCACAACTTCTTCAGTTACCTCATGGACCACTTCACGCCGAGCAGCAATAAAGAGA GGGATTTTATCAGTCGAATGTTTGTAACTGGGGAAAGCTTcaaagaggcagagctggaaaaatacTGTGACTATGAATCCATCAAGGTGCCAGATTCCTACACTGGGCCCCATCTCTCTTTCCCACTCCTTCCTGACCATGCCACTGCCTTGCTGGAagctttcaaacagaaaaaa CAGCTCCACGCTCGCTATGTCTTAAACCTCCTGAATGAGACCAGGAAGCACCTCAAGCAGCTGCCAAACATCACCCATGTCTCCACCTGCTATAGTGAGGAGGTCACTGTGTGTG GGGACTTGCACGGCCAGCTGGATGACTTGTTCCTCATATTTTATAAG AATggccttccctccccttccaaATCTTACGTGTTCAACGGGGACTTTGTTGACAGAGGCAAACAGTCCCTGGAGATCCTCATCATCCTCTTTGCCTTCCTCTTGATCTATCCAAAGGAGGTTCACCTCAACCGTGGGAACCACGAGGACCAGATGGTCAACTTACGGTAGGGTTC TGCAGGGCTGATGGCTGTGGCAAGGGTGTTGCTGCACACCCCCactcaatc tttctcctcttcctttagCTATGGTTTCACCAAGGAAGTAATGCAGAAATACAAG GTGCACGGGAAGAAAATCTTGAAGATGATTCATAATGTCTTCTGCTGGCTGCCTCTGGCCACCCTGATTGATCAGAAAGTCCTCATTATACATGGGGGCATCTCTGACACCACTGACCTGGACATGCTTGAGAAGATTAAAAGGAACAAA TTTATGTCTGTAttaagaggaaaggaaagaaaggaatcGAGTAGAAATGTTGAAGTACAGGAAATAATTgagaagagcaaagcagaggctgATCCTCCAGCAGCAAACAAGGCAGAGCCCAGCCTACCTGTGCAGCCCCAGCCAGCTGAGGCTCCCAGCATGGCCAAGAAGCTGGAGCTGTCCAGGTGGGTCCGTCAGACGGTGCAGGAGCAGATGGAACGGTGCCGGCGGGTGGTGGACATCAGTGAGTCTGAGGAGGATGAGCCCACCTGTGCCAGCATGGTGTCCCTGGCAGATGGGGACAGGCCACGTTGGACTCAccaggaggaggggaagcag ATTTTAGACATTCTCTGGAGTGACCCCATGCCTCAGGAGGGCTGCAGAGTGAATACTGTACGAGGTGGTGGCTGCTACTTTGGGCCTGATGTGACAGGGAAGATCCTTGAGAAGTACAACCTGCAGTTCCTCATCCGCTCCCACGAGTGCAAGCAAGAGGGCTACGAGTTCTGTCACAACAGGAAG GTGCTGACCATATTTTCAGCCTCAAACTACTATGAGATTGGCAGCAACAGGGGAGCCTATGTGAAGCTGGGACCAGACCTTGTCCCCCATTTTGTTCAGTACCAAGCAAACAAGACAGCCCACACTCTCACTATGACCCAAAG AATCAGCAGAGTGGAGGAGTCAGCCTTCCGAGCCTTGCGGGAAAAGCTCTTTGCTCACACGTCAGCCCTCATCAGCGCCTTCAAGGCCTGTGATAAGGACAACACAG GAAGGATCACACTGAGCAACTGGGCAATGGCAGTGGAGtcagtcctgcacctggggctGCCCTGGCGGATGCTGAGGCCGCAGCTGGTGCGCAGCACAGAGGAGGGGATGCTGGAGTACAAGTCCTGGCTCGAGGACTTGGCCATGGAGCAGAGGAGCCAAGAG CACATCCAGTCGAGCTTGCTGGAAGTCATTTATCGAAACAGATCCAACCTGGAGACCATCTTCAGGATCATAGACAGAGATCATTCAG GTCTGATCTCGTTTGAAGAATTCCACCAAACCTGGAAGTTGTTCAGCTCCCACATGAACAGTGAGCTGAGGGAGGATGGCATCAACGACTTGGTTCGCAGCATTGATTTCAATAAGGATGGAAACATTGACTTCAACGAGTTCCTGGAGGCCTTCCGCCTCGTCAAGCAGTCACAGTAG